A window of the Branchiibius hedensis genome harbors these coding sequences:
- the glmM gene encoding phosphoglucosamine mutase, which produces MSRLFGTDGVRGVANRDITAELALDLAVAAAHVLAEKGEFAGHRPSAVVGRDPRASGEFLAAATIAGLASAGVDVYDAGVLPTPAIAYLTADLDVDLGVMISASHNPMPDNGIKFFSRGGFKLPDATEDAIAASLRADWQRPTGAAVGRAKTLPGGGERYVEHLLGAVPAALDGLHVVLDAAHGAASEVAPEVFRRAGARVTVIGAEPDGLNINDGYGSTHLGHLRVMVAQVGADLGLAFDGDADRCLAVDASGQVVDGDQIMAILALDLKERGVLRGDTLVATVMSNLGMLQAMQREGVNVLQTAVGDRYVLEEMKSGNFSLGGEQSGHVIMLDHATTGDGVLTGLTLAARIASTSKSLADLAACMTRLPQFLINVAGVDKNAVDSNAVVQAAVVSIEQELAGTGRVLLRKSGTEPVVRVMVEAATAQHAEDVAQRLAAVVLTELAL; this is translated from the coding sequence ATGAGCAGATTGTTCGGGACCGACGGTGTCCGGGGTGTCGCCAACCGGGACATCACCGCGGAACTCGCGCTCGACCTGGCCGTCGCCGCAGCGCACGTGTTGGCGGAGAAGGGCGAGTTCGCAGGTCACCGGCCGTCGGCCGTCGTGGGCCGCGACCCGCGAGCATCCGGTGAGTTCCTCGCCGCTGCCACGATCGCCGGGCTGGCCTCCGCGGGCGTCGACGTCTACGACGCCGGGGTGCTACCAACCCCCGCGATCGCCTATCTGACGGCCGACCTGGACGTCGATCTGGGCGTGATGATCTCCGCCTCACACAACCCGATGCCCGACAACGGCATCAAATTCTTCTCCCGCGGTGGATTCAAACTGCCTGACGCCACCGAGGACGCGATCGCGGCGAGCCTGCGGGCGGACTGGCAGCGCCCGACCGGTGCCGCGGTCGGGAGGGCCAAGACCCTGCCCGGCGGCGGCGAGAGGTACGTCGAGCACCTGCTGGGCGCCGTACCCGCGGCATTGGACGGGCTGCACGTCGTCCTTGACGCTGCTCACGGCGCCGCCAGTGAGGTCGCCCCGGAGGTCTTCCGCCGAGCCGGCGCGCGAGTGACCGTGATCGGCGCCGAGCCGGACGGGTTGAACATCAACGACGGGTACGGCTCGACCCACCTCGGCCACCTGCGGGTCATGGTCGCGCAGGTCGGTGCGGACCTCGGCCTGGCCTTCGACGGAGATGCCGACCGGTGCCTCGCGGTCGACGCCAGCGGTCAGGTCGTCGACGGCGACCAGATCATGGCCATCCTGGCGCTGGACCTGAAGGAGCGCGGCGTCCTGCGCGGCGACACGCTGGTGGCCACCGTGATGAGCAATCTGGGCATGCTGCAGGCGATGCAGCGCGAAGGGGTCAACGTCCTGCAGACCGCGGTCGGCGACCGCTATGTCCTGGAGGAGATGAAGTCGGGCAATTTCTCCCTCGGCGGGGAGCAGTCCGGCCACGTCATCATGCTCGATCACGCGACGACCGGTGACGGCGTGCTGACCGGGCTGACCCTGGCCGCCCGGATCGCCAGCACCAGCAAGTCCCTGGCCGACCTCGCGGCGTGTATGACCCGCCTGCCGCAGTTCCTGATCAACGTCGCGGGCGTTGACAAGAACGCCGTCGACAGCAACGCCGTCGTGCAGGCAGCGGTGGTGTCGATCGAGCAGGAGCTGGCCGGCACCGGCCGGGTGCTGCTGCGCAAATCCGGCACCGAGCCGGTCGTGCGGGTGATGGTCGAAGCGGCGACCGCGCAGCACGCCGAGGATGTCGCGCAGCGGTTGGCGGCCGTGGTGCTCACCGAGTTGGCGCTCTAA
- a CDS encoding MOSC domain-containing protein, whose translation MQVTALNLHPVKSTAIRRVDSAYVGLAGLRGDREWMIVDDAGDMVSAREINQLFTIVADTPQTGGTADLTLSAPGTEPLEISFPYAGRLAPARLFTRPHTQVRYAGPAADRWLAGVLGRDDLHLVWCEDPLQRSLNPQFSRPEDHAVFQDGYPVTLASTTSAALLSDWAGKDLAVQRFRANVVIDGNEAFVEDTWTSVRIGDVPFRVAKAVDRCVMTTIDPVSLDRSKEPIATLAKHRRWDGKTWFAIHLIPDAEGEIHVGDEVTPA comes from the coding sequence GTGCAGGTCACAGCGCTCAACCTCCACCCGGTCAAGTCCACAGCCATCCGAAGGGTTGACTCGGCGTACGTCGGGCTAGCGGGTCTGCGCGGCGATCGGGAGTGGATGATCGTCGACGACGCGGGCGACATGGTCTCTGCGCGGGAGATCAACCAGCTCTTCACGATCGTCGCCGACACCCCGCAGACCGGGGGCACAGCGGACCTGACCTTGTCCGCCCCCGGCACCGAACCGCTCGAGATCTCCTTCCCGTACGCCGGCCGGCTGGCTCCCGCCCGCCTCTTCACCCGGCCGCACACCCAGGTGCGCTACGCCGGCCCGGCGGCCGATCGGTGGCTGGCTGGGGTCCTGGGCAGGGATGATCTGCACCTGGTGTGGTGTGAGGATCCGTTGCAGCGCTCCCTCAACCCGCAGTTCTCCCGACCGGAGGATCACGCGGTCTTCCAGGACGGCTACCCGGTGACGTTGGCGAGCACTACCTCAGCGGCACTGCTCAGCGACTGGGCAGGCAAAGACCTTGCGGTGCAACGATTCCGGGCTAACGTGGTGATCGACGGCAACGAGGCGTTCGTCGAGGACACGTGGACGTCGGTGCGCATCGGTGACGTGCCGTTCCGCGTCGCCAAGGCAGTGGATCGCTGTGTGATGACGACCATTGATCCGGTCAGCCTCGACCGCTCCAAGGAGCCGATCGCGACCTTGGCGAAACATCGTCGCTGGGACGGCAAAACCTGGTTCGCGATCCACCTGATCCCCGACGCCGAGGGCGAGATCCACGTCGGCGACGAAGTGACGCCCGCTTAG
- a CDS encoding APC family permease: MSTTPDAAPIGFPETAGDKGLKSGAVGLISTIVVGVASTAPAYSLAASLGFVVASGGALLAGVKAPAIILLAFVPMYFIAVAYQELNKAEPDCGTSFTWASRAFGPAVGWMTGWGIIAADVIVMANLAQIAGSYSFSFANTLGLHNTLSSNTFWSTVAGIIWIAVMTYICYRGIEISARIQYGLLTIEVLVLFLFAAVALYKVYSGHAESYSLHPQWSWLWPGGLSFTDVIAPALLTAVFIYWGWDSAVSINEETDDPATTPGRAAVLSTLILLFTYAIVTVAAVAFAGTGTEGIGLGNAKNAEDVFTAISPQLFGNSGLGHVGQLLLAASILTSASASTQTTILPTARTALSMAVYKAIPERFARIHPKYLTPTWSTIGMGVISIVFYLLFTLVSQSLLSALIGSIGLMIAFYYGLTGFACTWFYRRNLFTSPRNFVMQGLFPFLGGAILIGAFCYAIKSYIAPDWLQDDDGNNITIFGQGAVAVVGIAALALGIVLMIVWWSIKSDFFRQKTLPRKAAHELVLAGIPHDPAGDAEIRLPDAGLPDILISDDLSNLPPGQRAVRREDLND; this comes from the coding sequence GTGAGCACTACCCCTGATGCCGCACCGATCGGCTTCCCGGAGACCGCTGGTGACAAAGGCCTGAAGTCCGGCGCGGTCGGGCTGATCTCGACCATCGTCGTCGGCGTGGCCTCCACCGCCCCGGCCTACTCTCTCGCCGCGAGTCTGGGATTCGTCGTCGCCAGCGGCGGTGCCCTGTTGGCCGGGGTCAAGGCCCCGGCGATCATCCTGTTGGCGTTCGTTCCGATGTACTTCATCGCGGTCGCCTACCAGGAGCTCAACAAGGCCGAACCGGACTGCGGTACGTCGTTCACCTGGGCCTCACGGGCCTTCGGCCCCGCCGTTGGGTGGATGACCGGGTGGGGCATCATCGCCGCCGACGTCATCGTGATGGCCAACCTCGCGCAGATCGCCGGCTCGTATTCGTTCTCCTTCGCCAACACCCTCGGTCTGCACAACACGCTGTCTTCCAACACGTTCTGGTCAACGGTCGCCGGCATCATCTGGATCGCGGTGATGACCTACATCTGCTACCGCGGCATCGAGATCAGTGCCCGGATCCAGTACGGATTGCTGACCATCGAAGTGCTCGTGCTCTTCCTGTTTGCAGCGGTCGCGCTCTACAAGGTCTACTCCGGCCACGCCGAGTCGTATTCCCTTCACCCGCAATGGTCCTGGCTGTGGCCGGGGGGCCTCTCATTCACTGACGTCATCGCGCCCGCCCTGCTGACCGCGGTCTTCATCTACTGGGGTTGGGACTCCGCGGTGTCCATCAACGAGGAGACCGACGACCCCGCCACGACCCCCGGCCGGGCTGCGGTCCTGTCCACGCTGATCCTGCTGTTCACCTACGCCATCGTGACCGTCGCGGCGGTCGCCTTCGCCGGCACGGGCACCGAGGGGATCGGCCTGGGCAACGCCAAGAACGCCGAGGATGTCTTCACCGCCATCTCTCCGCAGCTGTTCGGTAACAGCGGCCTGGGGCACGTCGGTCAACTGCTGCTGGCGGCCTCGATCCTGACCTCGGCCTCCGCCTCGACCCAGACCACGATCCTGCCGACGGCGCGCACCGCGCTGTCGATGGCGGTCTACAAGGCGATCCCGGAGCGGTTCGCCCGGATCCACCCCAAGTACCTGACGCCCACCTGGTCGACGATCGGCATGGGCGTCATCTCGATCGTCTTCTACCTGCTGTTCACGCTGGTCAGCCAGAGCCTGTTGTCGGCGCTGATCGGCTCGATCGGTCTGATGATCGCCTTCTACTACGGGCTGACTGGCTTCGCGTGCACCTGGTTCTACCGGCGCAACCTGTTCACATCGCCGCGCAATTTCGTCATGCAGGGGCTCTTCCCGTTCCTGGGCGGGGCGATCCTGATCGGTGCGTTTTGCTATGCGATCAAGTCCTACATCGCTCCTGACTGGTTGCAGGACGACGACGGCAACAACATCACCATCTTCGGTCAGGGTGCGGTCGCCGTCGTGGGCATCGCGGCGCTGGCCCTCGGCATCGTGCTGATGATCGTGTGGTGGTCGATCAAATCGGACTTCTTCCGGCAGAAGACGCTGCCGCGCAAGGCTGCTCACGAGCTCGTCCTCGCCGGCATCCCGCACGACCCGGCTGGTGACGCCGAGATCCGACTGCCCGACGCCGGCCTGCCCGACATCCTGATCAGCGATGACCTGTCCAACCTGCCGCCCGGCCAACGAGCCGTCCGCCGCGAAGACCTCAACGACTAA
- a CDS encoding carbonic anhydrase: MSHPLTPQWAWDELAAGNARFVANSPRHPNQDAQRRHILEAGQTPSAIFFGCADSRVAAEIIFDQGLGDLFVVRTAGHVVDNAVLGSVEFAVAVLGVPLIVVLGHDSCGAIKATADAVLTGDVPTGYIRDIVERITPSVMTARKDGATTLEELEAEHVRNTTQLLTERSVVVHNAIAAGKLAIVGATYDLGGGKATVATTVGEVSTT, encoded by the coding sequence GTGAGCCACCCGCTCACCCCGCAGTGGGCGTGGGACGAACTGGCCGCCGGCAACGCGCGGTTCGTCGCCAACAGTCCGCGACACCCCAACCAGGACGCGCAGCGACGACACATCCTGGAGGCCGGGCAGACCCCGTCAGCCATCTTCTTCGGCTGCGCGGATTCCCGGGTGGCCGCTGAGATCATCTTCGACCAGGGCCTGGGTGACCTGTTCGTGGTGCGCACCGCTGGACACGTCGTCGATAACGCGGTGCTGGGCTCGGTCGAGTTCGCGGTCGCCGTCCTGGGTGTGCCGTTGATCGTGGTCCTCGGCCACGATTCGTGTGGCGCGATCAAGGCCACTGCTGACGCGGTGCTGACCGGCGACGTGCCCACCGGCTACATCCGCGACATCGTCGAGCGAATCACCCCCAGCGTGATGACCGCCCGCAAGGACGGCGCCACCACCCTGGAGGAGTTGGAAGCCGAACACGTGCGCAACACCACGCAGTTGCTCACCGAGCGATCCGTGGTGGTGCACAACGCCATCGCCGCCGGCAAGCTGGCGATCGTGGGCGCGACGTACGACCTCGGCGGTGGCAAGGCCACCGTGGCCACCACGGTGGGTGAGGTCAGCACCACCTGA
- a CDS encoding fumarate hydratase — protein MADFAYEDLLPAGTDDTSYRLLTTEGVRTVDGPGGRTFLEVDPAVLTLLTDTAMHDIAHYLRPAHLAQLRSILEDPQASANDKFVATDLLKNANIAAAGVLPMCQDTGTAIVMGKKGSHVLVEGQQPDEEAIAHGVFDAYTRLNLRYSQMAPITTWEEKNTGSNLPAQIELYADTAAGHETTYKFLFMAKGGGSANKSYLYQETKAILNPDAMMRFLDEKLRAIGTAACPPYHLAIVIGGTSAEFALKTAKYASAKYLDNLPTSGDMTAHGFRDTELEQQVLELTRNFGIGAQFGGKYFCHDVRVVRLPRHGASLPVAIAVSCSADRQCLGKITAEGVFIEELERDPARFLPDTTHEDLEEAGDVVQIDLNQPMPAILAELSKYPVKTRLSLTGPLIVARDIAHAKIKERLDAGEPMPQYLKDHPVYYAGPAKTPDGYASGSFGPTTAGRMDSYVDQFQAAGGSMVMLAKGNRSKQVTDACAKHGGFYLGSIGGPAARLAKDCIKHVDVIEYPELGMEAIWKIEVEDFPAFIVVDDKGEDFFASVAKPVAFSISTRPGL, from the coding sequence ATGGCCGACTTCGCCTATGAGGACCTGCTGCCCGCTGGGACGGACGACACGTCGTACCGTCTGCTGACCACCGAGGGAGTGCGCACGGTTGACGGACCGGGCGGGCGCACCTTCCTGGAAGTCGACCCGGCCGTCCTGACCCTGCTGACGGACACGGCGATGCACGACATCGCGCACTACCTGCGGCCGGCGCACCTGGCCCAGCTGCGCTCGATCCTGGAGGATCCGCAGGCCAGCGCCAACGACAAGTTCGTGGCCACCGACCTGCTCAAGAACGCCAACATCGCCGCGGCCGGTGTGCTGCCGATGTGCCAGGACACGGGTACGGCGATCGTGATGGGCAAGAAGGGATCTCACGTTCTCGTCGAGGGGCAGCAGCCCGACGAAGAGGCCATCGCGCACGGCGTCTTCGACGCCTACACCCGGCTGAACCTGCGCTACTCGCAGATGGCGCCGATCACGACGTGGGAGGAGAAGAACACCGGGTCCAACCTGCCCGCGCAGATCGAGTTGTACGCCGATACCGCTGCCGGTCACGAGACGACCTACAAATTCCTCTTCATGGCCAAGGGTGGCGGGTCGGCCAACAAGTCCTACCTCTACCAGGAGACCAAGGCGATCCTGAATCCCGACGCGATGATGCGCTTCCTGGACGAGAAACTGCGCGCGATCGGAACGGCCGCGTGCCCGCCGTACCACCTGGCCATCGTCATCGGCGGCACCAGCGCCGAATTTGCTTTGAAGACAGCCAAATACGCCAGCGCGAAGTACCTCGACAACCTGCCCACCTCCGGGGACATGACCGCCCACGGGTTCCGGGACACCGAGTTGGAGCAGCAGGTCCTTGAGTTGACCCGCAATTTCGGGATCGGCGCGCAGTTCGGCGGCAAGTACTTCTGCCACGACGTGCGAGTGGTGCGGCTGCCCCGGCACGGTGCCTCCCTGCCGGTCGCCATCGCGGTCAGCTGCTCGGCGGACCGGCAGTGTCTGGGCAAGATCACCGCTGAAGGCGTCTTCATCGAAGAACTCGAACGTGACCCGGCCCGGTTCCTGCCCGACACCACGCACGAGGACCTGGAGGAGGCTGGTGACGTCGTGCAGATCGACCTCAACCAGCCGATGCCGGCGATCCTGGCTGAACTGTCGAAATACCCGGTCAAGACACGGCTTTCGCTGACCGGCCCGTTGATCGTGGCCCGGGACATCGCGCACGCCAAGATCAAGGAACGTCTGGACGCCGGCGAGCCCATGCCGCAGTACCTCAAGGATCACCCGGTCTACTACGCCGGCCCGGCCAAGACCCCCGACGGTTACGCCTCAGGCTCCTTCGGGCCGACCACCGCCGGACGGATGGACTCCTATGTGGACCAGTTCCAGGCTGCAGGTGGTTCGATGGTCATGTTGGCCAAGGGCAACCGGAGCAAACAGGTGACCGACGCGTGTGCGAAGCACGGCGGTTTCTATCTCGGCTCGATCGGTGGCCCGGCGGCCCGCCTGGCCAAGGACTGCATCAAGCACGTCGACGTCATCGAGTACCCGGAGTTGGGCATGGAAGCGATCTGGAAGATCGAGGTCGAGGATTTCCCGGCCTTCATCGTCGTCGATGACAAGGGTGAGGACTTCTTCGCCTCGGTCGCCAAGCCGGTCGCCTTCTCGATCTCGACCAGGCCCGGCCTGTGA
- a CDS encoding extracellular solute-binding protein: MRRTIKQQATAVVIALVGSAGIAACSSASGGTPNLTWYINPDGGGSDPTKGGQAQLAKECTAASNGKYTITIQQLPNSASDQRIQLLRRLAAGDASMDLMSMDPVFVAEFAEAGYLAPVPQSMQAEFTQDRVQSAIDASKWQGKLVAVPFWANTQLLWYRKSVAAKAGLDMSKPVTWDQLIAAAQKTNTKIGVQASLYEGYMVWINALISGAGGKIVENPGARYTDLKLGLDSQAGRDAAKIIQQVASTGVGGPAMGSSTETEALNLFQNTTTSGFLVNWPYTYAALTSAKVPFLNDIGWTMYPQTVAGETSRPPFGGIELGVGAKSAHPDLAYQAAACISNEKNQTTYMLGTGNPASRKAVFEEANVKKAFPMANLIQESLQQAAPRPQSQYYGDISSGIQQQFSPPSSVNQQTPAKAQDFILKVLNGKALL, from the coding sequence ATGCGCCGGACGATCAAGCAGCAAGCCACAGCCGTCGTGATTGCGTTGGTCGGATCTGCCGGAATCGCCGCCTGCTCCTCCGCGAGCGGGGGAACGCCGAATCTCACCTGGTACATCAACCCCGACGGTGGCGGCTCGGACCCCACCAAGGGCGGTCAGGCGCAGTTGGCGAAGGAGTGCACTGCCGCGTCGAACGGCAAGTACACGATCACCATCCAGCAGTTGCCCAACAGTGCCAGCGACCAGCGGATCCAACTGTTGCGGCGGCTGGCCGCCGGCGACGCTTCGATGGATCTGATGAGCATGGACCCGGTATTCGTCGCCGAGTTCGCCGAGGCGGGCTATCTCGCCCCGGTGCCGCAGTCGATGCAAGCCGAATTCACCCAGGACAGAGTGCAATCGGCGATCGATGCCTCGAAGTGGCAGGGCAAATTGGTCGCGGTGCCGTTCTGGGCCAACACCCAGCTGCTGTGGTACCGCAAGAGCGTCGCTGCGAAGGCCGGCTTGGACATGAGCAAACCGGTGACCTGGGACCAGCTGATCGCCGCCGCGCAGAAGACCAACACCAAGATCGGGGTTCAGGCCTCGCTCTACGAGGGTTACATGGTCTGGATCAATGCGCTGATCTCCGGAGCGGGCGGCAAAATCGTGGAGAACCCCGGCGCCCGCTACACCGATCTGAAGCTCGGGCTGGACAGTCAGGCCGGGCGCGACGCGGCCAAGATCATTCAGCAGGTCGCCTCGACCGGTGTCGGCGGCCCGGCGATGGGGTCCTCGACCGAGACCGAGGCGCTCAACCTCTTCCAGAACACCACCACCAGCGGCTTCCTGGTCAACTGGCCGTACACCTACGCGGCACTGACCAGCGCCAAGGTGCCGTTCCTGAACGACATCGGCTGGACGATGTACCCGCAGACCGTCGCCGGGGAGACCTCCCGGCCACCGTTCGGGGGGATCGAGTTGGGGGTCGGTGCGAAGAGTGCGCACCCGGATCTGGCCTACCAGGCGGCCGCGTGCATCTCCAACGAGAAGAACCAGACGACGTACATGCTCGGCACCGGTAACCCCGCCAGCCGCAAGGCGGTCTTCGAGGAGGCAAATGTGAAGAAAGCGTTCCCGATGGCCAATCTGATCCAGGAGTCGCTGCAACAAGCGGCGCCGCGGCCGCAGTCGCAGTACTACGGCGACATCTCCTCCGGGATCCAGCAACAGTTCAGTCCGCCGAGTTCGGTCAACCAGCAAACACCGGCCAAGGCGCAGGATTTCATCCTGAAGGTGCTGAACGGAAAGGCGCTCTTGTGA
- a CDS encoding carbohydrate ABC transporter permease translates to MTAVEAPTSRSEAREDKPQLSDRAKAERSLGWKLAGPAFVVMVLVTMYPIGYAVYLSLFNYRLTDPSGRRFVFLQNYLTAFGDSLFWKSVGVTVIITVITLFFELIFGFLIALVMNKVIIPRRTLRTIVLIPYAIITVVSAFSWKYAAQVDTGFINHWLHTLTFGAWDLNYDWFGGTWSSIFVICLSEIWKTTPFVSLLLLAGLANVDSSLEEAAEVDGATWWQRMTRVVLPNMKAAILVAALFRTLDAFRIYDNPFIMTGGANNTTTLSILVARQTIDRVEIGMGSALAVILFIFVLIIAGIFIKGFKVDLTAGRS, encoded by the coding sequence GTGACCGCCGTGGAGGCTCCCACGAGCCGGAGCGAGGCACGAGAGGACAAGCCGCAGCTGTCCGACCGGGCCAAGGCCGAACGATCCCTGGGTTGGAAACTGGCCGGGCCGGCGTTCGTGGTCATGGTCCTGGTCACCATGTATCCGATCGGCTACGCGGTCTACCTGTCGCTGTTCAACTACCGGCTCACCGACCCCTCCGGTCGGCGGTTCGTCTTCCTGCAGAACTACCTCACCGCGTTCGGTGACTCGCTGTTCTGGAAGTCGGTCGGTGTCACGGTGATCATCACCGTCATCACGCTGTTCTTCGAGTTGATCTTCGGTTTCCTGATCGCGCTGGTGATGAACAAGGTGATCATCCCGCGGCGCACGTTGCGCACGATCGTGCTGATCCCGTACGCCATCATCACCGTCGTCTCCGCCTTCAGCTGGAAGTACGCTGCGCAGGTCGACACCGGTTTCATCAACCACTGGCTGCACACCCTGACGTTCGGCGCGTGGGATCTGAACTACGACTGGTTCGGCGGGACGTGGTCCTCGATCTTCGTCATCTGTCTGTCGGAGATCTGGAAGACCACCCCGTTCGTGTCGCTGCTGCTCCTGGCCGGCTTGGCCAACGTGGACTCCTCGCTGGAGGAAGCCGCCGAGGTCGACGGGGCGACGTGGTGGCAGCGAATGACCCGGGTGGTGCTGCCCAACATGAAAGCCGCGATCCTGGTGGCGGCGCTGTTCCGGACCCTGGACGCCTTCCGGATCTACGACAACCCGTTCATCATGACCGGCGGTGCGAACAACACCACGACGCTGTCCATCCTGGTCGCCCGGCAGACCATCGACCGGGTGGAGATCGGGATGGGCTCGGCGCTCGCGGTGATCCTGTTCATCTTCGTGCTGATCATCGCCGGGATCTTCATCAAGGGATTCAAGGTCGATCTGACGGCGGGAAGGAGCTGA